The Candidatus Peribacteria bacterium region CCCTTGACGGGAAAGCAAGCTCACTCTTGTTGCAGCATCGAGTTTTTGGCTTAAGATCAATGTTTTTTTATCAAGATTTTTTGTTCCTGTTAGAAAGTAGGAAGGAGATCAGTAGGTTGCAGAAACTTTTCAAAAAGAAATTCCATCAGCCCTGCTCCCTGTATCGCTCCTTATGTACAACCTACAACCCTTCCTTCAAAAGCAAATCAAAACACATACAAATCAACGTGACGTCACCCACTATCCACGCTACCCTGTCCTACCGTATGGACATCTCCGTCCGAACCGGACACACACGGGCTCAGCGCGACATGACACTTGTGTCTCTGCCTTTTGAAAGCATGCAGAAAGAGCAGGTGTGTTTGCTGATGGAAGTGCTCGGGAAAGACGATAGTGCCCGCACGATTGTTCACGAATGTGAACTGATTGTGCAGCATGCAGTGTTGGAAGCGGAGGGCGATGCCGCAGAGCGTCTGGATAGTGCACTCAAAGAAATGAATGGTCTCCTGAAAGGCATGCTTCTCTCGGGGGCGGTCCAGGACGTTCACATGATTATCGCAATTATGGATCGTAACGATGTGCTCCACATTTCCCATGCGGGGCGTGCGGAGGGGTATCTCATCCGCAAAGGGATTGCGAGCCAGATTACGGAATACAGCGGCGGCAAGCCGACACCCGCATTCGTGCACATCGCAAGCGGTGCTATTGAGCCAAACGATATGCTGGTCTTTTCAACCCAGCGCTTGCTCCGGTCACTCACGCCGGCACAACTTGCAAAGCTTGCAGCAAACCGCGACACCGTTCTGGAAATGCTGGAGCGTGCACTTGAAACAGACAGTGAACATGCGGCACTCGCCACCCTCGATTTTGCACCGAGCGGCGGCAAGGCATTCATCGACGAACCGCTTCGTGGCAGAGAAGAGACACGGTCTGTCCCGCGCTCCCGCAGGGGGCAGCAGCAGACGGTCCTCGAAAAAATCGTATCCTTCCTCCCGTCATTCGCAACGATCCGCTCCTCTATTCCGTCGGTAGAAACGGTGCGCTCCCATCTGCCGTCCAAAGAAGCGATGGATAAGGTCAGCAAAAAAGTAGCGAAAGGCGGTACGTCGTCACTCTCCTTCCTTTCCACGATCGGTTCCATGAAATGGGTCGGGACTGTGAAAGACCGCTTTACGGAACTGATGGCCGATCTGCATCATCCGAAGCGTCGCAAACGCGCCCATCTCCTTCTGATCGCCAGTGCTCTCGTGATGCTCCTGGTCATTTGGGCTGTGGTGCACCTCTTTACCAACAGCCAGCGCAGCAAGACCAGAGCCGACCTCGAGGCACTCGTCACGCAGATCAACACAGAAATCCAGACAGCGGATAACCGTCACATTATTGGCGATGCGGATGCAGCAAACGCCATCCTCGACAATGCTGCCGAACATGCAAAGCAGGTCATGGACAACCAGTCCGGTCTCTTCCGTCAGGAAGCATTCAATCTTCTGGAGCGTATCCGCAGCAAAAAAGAGGAGATCAATAACATCGTCCGCATTTCCCCGCGCCTGGTTGCAAACCTCTCCACTGATGTGCCGAGTATTCAGGCAACCGGCCTGATCGGCATTGCAGACGGTGAATTCGTCGCCTTCGACAAGCAGAATGCATACCGCGTTCTCCTGAACTCCGTCGAAGACCCGCACAGAATTTCCGATGACGCTCCCGTCATCGACGGCGCATCTTTCTCCCGCTTCCAGTCCGAAGTGTTCCTTGTCAGCGGCAACGCTGTGACAGAAGTACAGAACGGCCAGGCTATTACCATGAAAACCGATGATCCAAAGGGGTGGGTCACCGGCCGCGCCATCTCTGCCTACCTCCGCTTCCTGTACATCCTCTCCCCCGACAACAACCAGATCTACAAGTATGAGCGCCTCAACAACCGCTACGGCCCGCCTGTTGAATATAATGTGAACGGCAATCTGCAGAGCTCCCTCGACATGACCATCGACGGCAGTGTGTACGTGCTGAACCAGGGTGGCACGCTCCTGAAACTCTTCCGCGGCGAGACCCAGCCGTTTGTCATCCGCCAGGCTCCTGCAGATCTCCTGAAAGACGCGACCAAGCTCTTCAAGGTGGCAGACCGCAACTTCTATCTGCTGGACCCGACCCACGCCCGCGTGATTGTTCTCAGTGATGGTGGTCCGACGGGTGAGTCATCGTACGTGAAGCAGTATGTGGTGGAAGGTGAGCAGGTCGGCACGCTGCAGGATCTGTATGTTGATAACGATGAGGCGCATTTGTATGTGATGGACGATAAGCGTATTTATGTGATTGATCTGAGCACGACGCGTTAAAGGGTTATGGGTGATTGGTTATGGGTTATGGGGTTTTGGAATTCCCCCTTTATTTCTTGATGTGTTTACGCCTGATACTGCTTTTGTGAATGTGGGGGTCGAAGCCTGGCAAGCGCTCTACGGCATACGGAAGATCATCGTCGGTGATGCCGGGTGGCAGCTTCTGATCATAGCCCAGGAGAATCAGATCCGGATGGATCTCGCGAACCGGCTTCAGAAAATCCTCACCGTCTCCCAGAATGACATGCGCCGCAGGGAATGCGTTTGCAATCGCGTCCTTGCGGGCATCTTCGGTTTGTAACGGCGCACGGCCTTTTATTTTCAACACATTGCTATCGCGCGCAACAATCACGTACAAATCCCCTCTCTTGGATGCCTCTGTCAAAAGGAAGAGGTGGCCGGGATGGAGATCGTCGAATGTGCCGCTTACAAGAATGCGCATAACAGAATCATAGTCGAAAACTTTGGAATCCGCGCACATCTTTCTCATTGTTCCCCATAACCCATAACTGGTAACCCATAACCAATTCTGCTATACTGATACGAAACATGCACATCCTCACAAAACTCTACCGTCTGCCTTTCGTCCGCAATATTGCCGGTGCCGCCTTCGGTATGGCAGTCGCGCTTGTGCTCTATGGCGTATACGGCGTCGGCAGCAGGGTTGTTGCAGCGTTGATTCCAGTGGACGCCCCATCAGAACAGAACAATGATGTGAATGAGGAAGGCGCGAGGAATGCCAAACTGATAGAGACTGCATTGCGTGCAAAAAAGATTGCAGAGGAGGTACACTGAGCGGCATGTCCGCCATCTTCCTGGATCCCATTGTCGCCATCCCGCTCCTGGCCATTCTCGGTCTGGTGTTTGGAAGTTTCGGGAACGTGCTGATGGATCGCGTCACCTCGGAAAAAAGTATGGGAGGGCGGTCGCACTGCATGAGTTGTCATCGCATTCTCACGCCGTGGGAACTGGTGCCGGTCATCAGTTTTTGTGCACTGCGCGGCAAGTGCTATCAGTGCAAAGCACAGATTCCCTGGGAATACACACTCATTGAATTACTCGGTGGTGCGCTCTTTGTGGTTGCCGGCATGCTCACATCGTATGCGCTGCTGCCTGCACTCTTTCTTGCGCTTGCACTCTGGTCCATGCTCCTCATCGGCATTGTCGATGCCCGCACGCAGCTTATCCCCGATCTCCTGACAGCCGTCCTCGGATTGAGCGCGCTTCTCTATCACGTCTTTCTCGGTGATGTTGTCTGGACCGGCGCCCTTCTTGCGTTCGCGTTTTTCGGGCTGCAGTGGGCCCTCAGCCGCGGCCACTGGGTTGGCAGCGGTGATATTCTCCTCGGCATCGCACTCGGGCTCCTGCTTGGCCCCTGGCAATACGTAGTGGTGATGTTAATGGGTGCATACATTGTCGGCGCCCTTCTTGTTTCCGTCTTACTCGGACTCGGGTCCATCTCCCGCACACAGCATATCGCCTTCGGGCCGTTCCTGGTCGTGGGCACAGTCATCTCGCTGTTGTTTGGGGAGGTGATCTTACGGGTAGTGTGGCCAATGTAAAAAAAATCGGACTCACTCATGGAGAGGAGCCCGATAATATTCTACGCCAGTCGTGAGGCCACTAAGGGCTGTTCGCTGGCGATGAGCTTCTATTCTCTTCGGGAGGACAGGAGTTCACCGCCAAGAACGATGACTGACGAGGTAATTCTATGGGTTTTTGGCAATTTGTCAACTATTTTGTACACTGTTTCACGCACAGAAACTCCCCTACACTGCCATTCTGCAATTTCCCCTATGAAAACAGTCGCAAGTAACCGCCGGGCACGTTTTGACTACGACATAGTCGAAACCATTGAGGCTGGGCTGGTGTTGACCGGTCCGGAAGTGAAATCCTGCCGTTTGGGGCATATCGACTTAAGTGGCGCCTATGTCTCGTTTTTACATGACAAACCTGCGCTCAAGCAGTGCAAAATCTCGCCATATCCGTTTGCAGCAGCCACAGAAATCCTGCCGATCGGGCGGGACAAGCCGTTGCTCCTGAAAAAAGCGGAGGCGGAAAAATTGCAGACACTCCTCAGCCAGAAAGGAATCAGCGTTATTCCTTTGGAAGTGAAAGCAGGAAAATACATCAAAGTGGTGATTGGAATCGGTAAAGGACGGAAGACGATTGATAAGCGGAAAGTGATTAAAGAAAGAGATATCAAAAAGAGATTGAAGAAGGGGGAGGAAATTTGAGGATATTTTCTCTGGCTCTTCCCCTTCCCTTCGCCCTATTCTCTTCTCATGTCTTTGCTCCCGCCCCAAATCACCCGCACGATTGAAGAGTTCCAGAAGCTTCCGGGCGTCGGTGCGAAGTCGGCGGAGAGACTGGTGTTTCATCTTCTCAGAAGTTCCCGCGCCAATCCGGAGTCGCTCGGAAAGGCACTGATTGAATTGAAGCAGCAGCTGCGTTTTTGCCGCGAGTGTCAGATGGTGACGACGAATGAACGGTGTGTAATCTGCGAAGATCTGGGTCGTGACAAGAGCATGATTCTGGTGGTGGAAGAGCCGCTCGAAGTGGTGGCGTTTGAAAAGACGCAGTACAAAGGCGCCTACCATGTGCTGCATGGCGTGCTCTCGCCTATCGATGGCATGGGCCCGGAACAGTTGAAAATCCGTGAGCTGATTGAGCGCGCAAGAGCAGGGGGCATCCGCGAAATTATCATCGCGACGGACCCGGATATTGAAGGTGAAGCGACTGCAACCTATTTGCGCGAACAGTTGAAAACCATTGTCCCGAGCATCACGCGCCTCGCGCATGGGCTCCCCATGGGGGCGGATATTGAATTTGCGGATCAGGTCACACTGAGAGAGGCGCTGGCGGGAAGACGGTCACTATAAAAATGGCCCCTTTCGAGGCCTGGGTTCTTTCTTCCTCACCTGTGCTGTTATTTCTGGCGGTACTTTTTCCGGGGCTTTTCTGTTGAAAATAAACCCGCAAAATATGCCGCAGAAACCAATCCAGCCACCATCACTATCCATGCCCACCACGAGTCGCCAACAGGGTTCCCAGCGTGTCCGCTGATGCCCAAAAGGGTTGAACCGGATAACATAACGGCGGAACTGACAAGGATGCCTACAATCTGCATAAAGCGCATGCCATTCTCCAAAGAAAGGATCAATCAGAACGATGTGCTCTGATGTATTAGTATAATAATACATATGAATAGTATGTCAATTACCGATGCTCCCCCCCCATCTCCCATGCCCCATTGCGGAAATGAGGCTTTTTTGCTATACTGAAGAGAAATATTTCGCAGCCTCATGCCAAAAGAAAAACCAACATCCACCACCAAGGCAAAGAAGAAAATTCTCATTGTGGAAGATGAGAGGCCTCTTGCACATGCGCTCGAATTGAAAATGATGCACGAGGGATACGACACGCACGTTGCATCGACCGGTGAAGAGGGTTTGAAAGAAGCATCAACCGGAAAGTACGATCTCATTCTGCTCGACCTGATTTTGCCCGGGCTCGACGGCTTTACGATTCTCGAAAATCTCAAACAGAAAAAATCCAAAACAATGGTGATTGTGCTG contains the following coding sequences:
- the recR gene encoding recombination mediator RecR, coding for MSLLPPQITRTIEEFQKLPGVGAKSAERLVFHLLRSSRANPESLGKALIELKQQLRFCRECQMVTTNERCVICEDLGRDKSMILVVEEPLEVVAFEKTQYKGAYHVLHGVLSPIDGMGPEQLKIRELIERARAGGIREIIIATDPDIEGEATATYLREQLKTIVPSITRLAHGLPMGADIEFADQVTLREALAGRRSL
- a CDS encoding response regulator; translated protein: MPKEKPTSTTKAKKKILIVEDERPLAHALELKMMHEGYDTHVASTGEEGLKEASTGKYDLILLDLILPGLDGFTILENLKQKKSKTMVIVLSNLGQDEDRKKAEEYGAKQYLVKSNVPLADIVKVVKSIL
- a CDS encoding adenylyltransferase/cytidyltransferase family protein; amino-acid sequence: MRILVSGTFDDLHPGHLFLLTEASKRGDLYVIVARDSNVLKIKGRAPLQTEDARKDAIANAFPAAHVILGDGEDFLKPVREIHPDLILLGYDQKLPPGITDDDLPYAVERLPGFDPHIHKSSIRRKHIKK
- the smpB gene encoding SsrA-binding protein SmpB, yielding MKTVASNRRARFDYDIVETIEAGLVLTGPEVKSCRLGHIDLSGAYVSFLHDKPALKQCKISPYPFAAATEILPIGRDKPLLLKKAEAEKLQTLLSQKGISVIPLEVKAGKYIKVVIGIGKGRKTIDKRKVIKERDIKKRLKKGEEI
- a CDS encoding prepilin peptidase, translating into MSAIFLDPIVAIPLLAILGLVFGSFGNVLMDRVTSEKSMGGRSHCMSCHRILTPWELVPVISFCALRGKCYQCKAQIPWEYTLIELLGGALFVVAGMLTSYALLPALFLALALWSMLLIGIVDARTQLIPDLLTAVLGLSALLYHVFLGDVVWTGALLAFAFFGLQWALSRGHWVGSGDILLGIALGLLLGPWQYVVVMLMGAYIVGALLVSVLLGLGSISRTQHIAFGPFLVVGTVISLLFGEVILRVVWPM